Genomic DNA from Mesorhizobium sp. 131-2-1:
CGATCACGGCGTCGTCGATCAGGTTGAGCTCGAGCGCGAAAAACAGCAGATGCGCGCTGGCGTCCGTCATTTTCTCCTGGATGTCACCATAGAGCTTGGCGCGCTGCGGATCGGCGGTGTTGCCGGCGTAGATCAGCCCGGCATAGGAGACGATGCGGCCGATCAGCTCCTCCAGCGCCTCATAGGCCTGCAAGGCTTCGCCCAGACGGCCGGCGACGCCGCGCTCGGCTTCGGCGGCAAGCGTGCCCTTCCAGCGGGTCTCGAAGCTGACGGCATCCTGCGCGGCCCTGGCAATGTCGCGCTTCAGCTCGGGCGCTTCTATGCCGGAATACAGATCGGCGAGGTTCCATTCCGGCAGGTCGCCAAGCTCCGCGGCGCCGTGACCGGACGCAGTCGCCGAAAACCGCCGATCATGAATCATGCGCATCAAAAATACCTTCCAGAACGAGGGGGAAAGGGGAGGCCGGTCAAATCCTAAGGAATTCGTTCACCGGGTTTTTTGAAACCTTATTTAGAACCCTGTGCCAAGATGATCCACGGGGATTTCTCGGGCCGGGCAATAACACAGTCATGACAGGTTCCATACTCATAGTCGATGACGATCCCGTGCAGCGCAGGCTGCTCGAGGCGGCGGTAACGAAATTCGGCCACGCGGCGATCGTGACCGATGGCGGCGAGGCGGGGCTTGGCGCTCTCGACGGGCCCAATGCGCGCGAGGTATCGGTGGTGATCCTCGACCTCGTCATGCCGGGGCTCGACGGCATCGGCGTCCTGAAGGCGATGCGCGAGCGCGGCATCCATGTTCCGGTCATCGTGCAGACCGCGCAGGGCGGCATCGAGACCGTGGTTTCGGCGATGCGCCATGGCGCCTTCGATTTCGTCGTCAAGCCGGCCTCGCCCGACCGGCTGCAAACCGCGATCTCCAACGCGCTGAAGGTCGAGGCGGTCGAGGACGAGATGAAGCGCACGTCGCGGCGGCGCGGCGGCCATCTGACCTTCAAGGACCTGATCACGCACAGCCCGGCGATGGACCGGGTGATCCGGCTCGGCCAGAAGGCGGCGGCATCCAACATCCCGATCCTGATCGAGGGCGAATCGGGCGTCGGCAAGGAGCTGGTGGCGCGCGCCATCCAGGGCAGCGGCGACCGCCGCTCGAAGCCGTTCATCACCGTCAATTGCGGCGCCATTCCCGACAATCTCGTCGAATCGATCCTGTTCGGCCACGAGAAAGGCTCCTTCACCGGCGCCACCGAAAAGCATACCGGCAAGTTCGTCGAGGCGCATTCGGGCACGCTGTTCCTCGATGAGATCGGCGACCTGCCGCTCGACGTGCAGGTCAAGCTCCTGCGCGCCGTCCAGGACGGCGAGGTCGACCCGGTCGGCGGACGCTCGACCGTCAGGGTCGACATCAGGCTGATCTCGGCGACGCACCGCAATCTCCTGCAGCAGGTCAAGGACGGACGATTCCGCGAGGACCTGTTCTACCGGCTCAACGTCTATCCGATCTTCGTGCCGCCGCTGCGCGACCGCCGCGACGACATCCCCTATCTGGTCAGGCACTTCATGGAGAAGGTGGCGCCGGCCGATCCGCGGCGCCGTCTGCAGGGCATCTCGGCGAGGGCGCTCGCCATGCTGCAGGCCTATGACTGGCCGGGTAACATCAGGCAACTGGAGAACGCCGTTTTCAGGGCCTCGGTGCTCGCCGAGGGCGAAATGCTGACGGAAGAGGAGTTTCCGCAGATCCGCGCGCAGATCGAAGGCACGGTCAATCTCGATGCCGAGGTCGCAACCTCCGCTCCCAGCCAGCCGCTCGGCAATGGGTCGGGAGAGGCTCTAGCCGCGGCCGGCGAGCCGGGGTCGGCCACCGCCGAGCCCGATCCTCCTGCCATATTGCAGCCACGTTTCGGGACGCTCAGGGCGCTTGACGAGCGCGGCAACGTGCGTGCGCTGGCCGAGGTCGAACTGGAGATGATCAAGCTGGCCATCGACCACTATAACGGCCAGATGAGCGAGGTCGCGCGCCGTCTCGGCATCGGCCGCTCGACGCTCTACAGGAAGCTCAAGGAATACGGCATCGACCCGGAAAGCGGCCGCATCGAGCGCCTCGCCTCCTGACCAATCGAGCCGATATCGCAAGCTCCGGACCAGTTTTGTTGCCTAGTAACGGCGCGATCGGCATCGGTCGCCGAGCTGGCGGCGTCCTGACGATGCGGTCGCGGTCGCGATCACGCGATTAAGGCTAACGGTAACAGATCGTGTTTCGTCCGAAGGCGGAAACATGATCTAAACCAGCAGTTTACCAAGAAACCCGGTGCAATATTTTTGACGGGATATCGCCACGGTGTTACCGCATTTCGGCTTCAATAAGCGATGATTAACCATTAGGATCGATATTCGGATGTGAAAACCACGCATCCGTTTGGGCAAATCCGGGGACAAACGGCAGCCTGCAAGGCCTTTTGATTTGAACAAAGTCGAACGACATACAGACGGGCGGCATTATCACATGAGCGTCTGGCCGAGGTGGCTGGCAGCGGTGATTTTTGCGTTTTGTTTCCTTGCGGCGGCAGCGACCGGGGCCAGCGCCGAAGTTCGTTCGCTGAAGCTCTATCATCTCCACACACATGAAAAGGCCGAGATCGTCTACAAGCGCAACGGGCGCTACGATCCCGAAGGCCTGCGCAAGATCAACATCATCCTGCGCGACTGGCGTCGCAACGAGCCGACCAAGATGGATCCGCGTCTGCTCGACCTCGTCTGGGAAGCCTATCGGCAGAGCGGCGCGACCGACTACATCCAGGTCGTTTGCGGCTATCGCTCGCCGGCGACGAACTCGATGCTGCGCAGCCGCAGCAGGGGCGTCGCCGAGAAAAGCCAGCATATGCTCGGCAAGGCCATGGACTTTTATATCCCCGGCGTCCCGCTGAAGAAGCTGCGCAACATCGGTCTCAAGATGCAGGGCGGCGGCGTCGGCTACTACCCTTCATCGGG
This window encodes:
- a CDS encoding sigma-54-dependent transcriptional regulator translates to MTGSILIVDDDPVQRRLLEAAVTKFGHAAIVTDGGEAGLGALDGPNAREVSVVILDLVMPGLDGIGVLKAMRERGIHVPVIVQTAQGGIETVVSAMRHGAFDFVVKPASPDRLQTAISNALKVEAVEDEMKRTSRRRGGHLTFKDLITHSPAMDRVIRLGQKAAASNIPILIEGESGVGKELVARAIQGSGDRRSKPFITVNCGAIPDNLVESILFGHEKGSFTGATEKHTGKFVEAHSGTLFLDEIGDLPLDVQVKLLRAVQDGEVDPVGGRSTVRVDIRLISATHRNLLQQVKDGRFREDLFYRLNVYPIFVPPLRDRRDDIPYLVRHFMEKVAPADPRRRLQGISARALAMLQAYDWPGNIRQLENAVFRASVLAEGEMLTEEEFPQIRAQIEGTVNLDAEVATSAPSQPLGNGSGEALAAAGEPGSATAEPDPPAILQPRFGTLRALDERGNVRALAEVELEMIKLAIDHYNGQMSEVARRLGIGRSTLYRKLKEYGIDPESGRIERLAS